One part of the Deltaproteobacteria bacterium genome encodes these proteins:
- a CDS encoding nickel-dependent hydrogenase large subunit yields the protein MVKIAIDPVTRIEGHLRIEAKVEGGKVVDAWSSSTMFRGIELILKGRDPRDAWAFTQRACGVCTTVHAFASIRAVENALDITIPDNARIIRNIISAVQFVQDHVIHFYHLHALDWVDIISALSADPAKTAALAQSISDWPNSSVTYFRETKAKIQTFVDSGQLGPFSNAYWGHPAYKLPPEANLMAVSHYLEALDWQRDIIRIHALLGAKNPHLQTFLVGGMAVPVDPNSQNALNAGSLAFMKELATKIRRFVEQVYIPDLLAVASFYKEWAAYGGGVGNYLVYGEFPNNNVSNTDNLWLPRGIIMNRDLSTVLPVDQEKIREYVTHSWYEYPEGNATGRHPYEGETNDRYTGPKPPYDFLNTDAEYSWLKAPRYEETSMEVGPLARMLVAYASGHAEVKAAVNLVLGKLGVGPEALFSTLGRTAARGVETLVIADRLPGWIDELAANMKKGDLRVHADEKWDPATWPKTAQGYGWYEAPRGALGHWIKIRKTKIDNYQMVVPSTWNGSPMDAGGKKGPWEAAIIGTPVADPEKPLEILRTVHSFDPCMACAVHVIDPEGKEVIRVKVI from the coding sequence ATGGTAAAGATCGCAATCGATCCGGTCACCAGAATCGAAGGACACCTGAGAATTGAAGCAAAGGTGGAAGGCGGAAAGGTCGTCGATGCCTGGTCGTCGAGTACCATGTTCCGGGGGATCGAGCTGATTCTCAAGGGCCGCGACCCCAGGGATGCCTGGGCCTTTACCCAACGGGCCTGCGGCGTCTGCACCACCGTCCACGCTTTTGCTTCGATCCGGGCGGTGGAAAACGCCCTCGATATCACGATCCCCGATAATGCCCGGATCATCCGGAACATCATCTCGGCCGTCCAGTTCGTGCAGGACCATGTGATTCATTTTTACCATCTCCATGCCCTCGACTGGGTTGATATCATCAGCGCCCTTTCGGCCGACCCGGCAAAGACCGCGGCCCTGGCCCAGTCAATCTCGGACTGGCCGAATTCCTCCGTCACCTACTTCCGGGAGACCAAGGCAAAGATCCAGACCTTCGTCGATTCAGGACAGCTCGGCCCCTTTTCCAATGCCTACTGGGGACATCCGGCTTACAAACTTCCGCCCGAGGCCAACCTCATGGCCGTCTCCCACTATCTGGAGGCCCTCGACTGGCAGCGGGACATCATCCGGATTCACGCCCTCCTCGGCGCCAAGAATCCCCACCTGCAGACCTTTCTCGTGGGAGGGATGGCGGTCCCCGTCGACCCGAACAGCCAGAACGCACTGAACGCAGGGAGTCTCGCCTTCATGAAGGAACTGGCAACGAAAATCCGCCGGTTCGTGGAACAGGTCTACATCCCCGACCTGCTCGCCGTAGCCTCCTTTTACAAGGAGTGGGCCGCGTACGGCGGCGGCGTGGGCAATTATCTCGTCTATGGAGAATTCCCGAACAACAACGTAAGCAACACCGACAACCTATGGCTTCCCCGGGGGATCATCATGAACCGCGACCTCTCCACGGTCCTCCCCGTGGACCAGGAGAAAATCCGTGAATACGTCACCCACTCCTGGTATGAATACCCGGAAGGGAACGCAACGGGGAGACACCCCTATGAAGGGGAAACAAACGACCGGTACACGGGGCCGAAACCGCCTTACGACTTTCTGAACACGGATGCCGAATACAGCTGGCTCAAGGCTCCCCGCTACGAGGAGACCTCCATGGAGGTCGGTCCCCTGGCCCGGATGCTCGTGGCTTACGCCTCGGGTCATGCAGAGGTCAAGGCAGCGGTCAATCTCGTCCTGGGCAAACTCGGCGTCGGGCCGGAGGCGCTCTTCTCCACCCTCGGCCGGACGGCGGCACGCGGCGTGGAGACTCTCGTCATCGCCGACAGGCTCCCCGGCTGGATCGATGAACTTGCCGCCAACATGAAGAAGGGGGACCTGCGGGTTCATGCCGACGAAAAATGGGACCCTGCAACCTGGCCGAAAACGGCACAGGGATACGGCTGGTATGAGGCCCCCCGGGGGGCATTGGGACACTGGATCAAAATCAGGAAGACCAAGATCGACAATTACCAGATGGTCGTGCCGAGTACCTGGAACGGCTCTCCCATGGACGCCGGGGGCAAAAAAGGTCCCTGGGAGGCCGCGATCATCGGGACCCCCGTAGCGGATCCGGAGAAACCGCTGGAGATCCTCCGGACCGTCCACTCCTTCGACCCCTGCATGGCCTGCGCCGTCCATGTCATCGATCCCGAAGGGAAGGAAGTGATCCGAGTCAAGGTGATCTAA
- the cybH gene encoding Ni/Fe-hydrogenase, b-type cytochrome subunit, producing the protein MPRERIRTYAWEIPVRLTHWVNFLCIIILVVTGFYIGRPYVRTGSPYLMGWMRFIHFTAAYLFVMSLLVRIYWAFAGNKYASWRVWLLLTKRQWKDFWGALKFYLFLSKHPPSAVGHTAIAGFTYFFVFLLFGWQILSGFALYSLSHTGVLWLYLGGWLTGVMHLQTIRLYHHLATYAIISFAAAHVYIAWYLTLKERNGLMGSIFDGYKFVTGKEWE; encoded by the coding sequence ATGCCCCGAGAACGCATCCGCACCTACGCATGGGAGATCCCGGTCCGCCTCACCCACTGGGTGAATTTCCTCTGTATCATCATACTGGTCGTCACCGGCTTTTACATCGGAAGGCCCTATGTCCGGACCGGCAGTCCGTATCTCATGGGGTGGATGCGATTCATTCACTTCACAGCCGCTTATCTCTTCGTGATGAGCCTGTTGGTCCGAATCTACTGGGCCTTTGCCGGAAACAAATATGCAAGCTGGCGGGTCTGGCTCCTCCTCACAAAGCGGCAATGGAAGGATTTTTGGGGAGCATTGAAATTCTATCTCTTTCTCAGCAAGCATCCTCCCTCCGCCGTAGGACATACGGCCATCGCCGGGTTCACCTACTTTTTCGTCTTCCTCCTTTTCGGGTGGCAGATCCTCTCCGGCTTTGCCCTCTATTCTCTTTCTCATACGGGAGTCCTCTGGCTCTACCTGGGCGGCTGGCTGACGGGTGTGATGCATCTGCAAACGATCCGTCTCTACCATCACCTGGCGACATACGCCATTATTTCCTTTGCCGCAGCCCATGTCTACATTGCCTGGTACCTGACACTGAAAGAGCGGAACGGATTAATGGGATCGATCTTTGACGGGTATAAGTTTGTGACGGGGAAAGAATGGGAGTAG
- a CDS encoding hydrogenase maturation protease, producing the protein MNDTHQGKIAVVGIGNLLLTDDGIGIHALRELEARYRFPGHVDLLDGGTMGLDLLPFLEGKDRILFLDAVSFGKAPGTIGELNNGEIPGFFATKLSVHQIALPDLLGAGRLLGTLPERMCLIGIEPESIESGYGLSPTLGEQLEGYLTAVLERLAEWGVHPSAVEYENDERCRSMKAPTT; encoded by the coding sequence ATGAACGATACACACCAGGGAAAGATCGCCGTGGTCGGTATCGGGAACCTGCTTCTCACCGATGACGGGATCGGGATTCATGCCCTGCGGGAATTAGAAGCACGCTATCGATTCCCCGGTCATGTCGATCTCCTCGACGGGGGGACGATGGGGCTCGACCTCCTCCCCTTTTTAGAGGGAAAGGACCGGATCCTCTTTTTGGATGCCGTCAGTTTCGGAAAAGCTCCGGGGACGATCGGTGAACTGAACAACGGAGAGATCCCCGGCTTCTTCGCAACCAAGCTTTCCGTCCATCAGATTGCTCTGCCTGATCTGTTGGGAGCCGGCAGGCTCCTCGGTACGCTCCCGGAACGGATGTGCCTGATCGGGATCGAACCGGAAAGCATCGAAAGCGGATACGGTCTCAGCCCTACGCTGGGGGAACAACTGGAAGGTTATCTGACCGCCGTTCTCGAAAGACTGGCCGAATGGGGCGTTCATCCATCCGCCGTTGAATATGAGAATGACGAGCGGTGCCGGTCCATGAAAGCACCGACGACTTGA
- a CDS encoding HypC/HybG/HupF family hydrogenase formation chaperone, which produces MCLAIPSRITEIENLTATIDVLGAARKISLILLPEPAAVDDYVLVHAGFALQKICREDALDSIRILHEIARQMEEEDPLKVQERPESPGKTP; this is translated from the coding sequence ATGTGCCTTGCCATCCCCTCCCGCATCACGGAGATTGAGAACCTCACCGCCACCATCGATGTTCTGGGCGCCGCCCGCAAGATCAGTCTTATCCTCCTGCCCGAACCGGCCGCCGTAGATGACTATGTTCTTGTCCACGCAGGATTCGCCCTTCAGAAGATCTGCAGGGAGGATGCCCTCGACTCGATCCGGATCCTCCATGAGATCGCACGGCAGATGGAGGAGGAAGATCCGTTGAAGGTGCAGGAAAGACCTGAATCCCCCGGCAAAACTCCATGA
- the hypD gene encoding hydrogenase formation protein HypD, giving the protein MERRLTGDFQSLRSGEAITALAARICEEAGPSLRIMEVCGGHTHVIMHYGLHQLLPDGISFLHGPGCPVCIMPKGRIDHAIALARQEGVILVTLGDMMRVPGSESSLILERAGGRDVRTVYSPLEVLKIAGANPEKRIVYFAIGFETTAPLTAALVDRVLKEERENIFFHVNHVLISPALHAIMADDHVKVQAFIAPGHVSVITGAGIYRSIAAQYEVPIVVSGFEPVDLLESVLMIVRQAAEGRREVEIQYDRAVDFEGNPKAQELMERYFVPRKSFSWRGIGSIPESGLRLKEEYARFDAEIVYEDVLPVGEPCEHPACLCGEVLRGKAEPLHCTLFGKGCTPDHPAGACMVSSEGACNAYYRFRQV; this is encoded by the coding sequence ATGGAACGGCGATTGACCGGTGACTTTCAGAGTCTCCGAAGCGGGGAAGCGATCACCGCCCTGGCCGCCCGGATTTGTGAAGAGGCGGGTCCGTCCCTTCGAATCATGGAGGTCTGCGGCGGGCATACCCATGTGATCATGCACTACGGTTTGCACCAGTTGCTGCCGGATGGAATTTCTTTTCTGCACGGGCCGGGCTGTCCCGTCTGCATCATGCCGAAGGGGAGGATCGACCATGCCATTGCATTGGCCCGGCAGGAGGGCGTGATCCTGGTGACCCTGGGCGATATGATGCGGGTGCCCGGTTCGGAGAGTTCCCTGATTCTGGAACGGGCGGGGGGACGGGATGTGCGGACCGTCTATTCCCCCCTGGAGGTTCTGAAAATCGCCGGAGCAAATCCGGAGAAAAGAATTGTCTATTTCGCGATCGGTTTCGAAACGACGGCGCCTTTAACTGCGGCGCTTGTGGATCGGGTTCTAAAGGAGGAGCGGGAGAACATCTTCTTTCACGTCAACCATGTGTTGATCTCTCCGGCCCTCCATGCGATCATGGCCGATGATCATGTGAAAGTGCAGGCCTTCATTGCCCCCGGTCATGTCAGCGTGATTACCGGGGCCGGGATCTATCGTTCCATCGCAGCACAATACGAAGTTCCCATCGTGGTTTCCGGCTTTGAACCGGTGGATCTTCTCGAAAGTGTGCTCATGATTGTTCGCCAGGCTGCGGAAGGCAGGCGGGAGGTGGAAATCCAGTACGACCGGGCCGTTGATTTTGAAGGGAATCCCAAGGCGCAGGAATTGATGGAGAGATATTTTGTTCCCCGAAAGAGCTTTTCCTGGCGGGGGATCGGGTCGATTCCGGAAAGCGGCCTTCGTCTGAAAGAGGAATACGCCCGGTTTGATGCGGAAATCGTCTATGAAGATGTTCTCCCTGTCGGAGAACCTTGTGAACATCCTGCCTGTCTCTGCGGGGAGGTCCTTCGGGGCAAGGCGGAACCGCTTCATTGCACCCTCTTTGGAAAGGGGTGTACCCCCGATCATCCGGCGGGGGCCTGCATGGTTTCTTCCGAAGGCGCCTGCAACGCCTATTACCGGTTCCGGCAGGTCTGA
- a CDS encoding vitamin B12-dependent ribonucleotide reductase → MSGKKGVESVGEVLDRNREELASVWDRDSFVDALVRGNHGSEEVASMISRDIEKEFASHKNKPLTQPVMQKLIEAKLMYYGIKRMPAVAFPVTPSESLPSLDLSPNAVRVLERRYLKKDEKNRPLEAPKDMFLRVAKNIAGAERIYDKKANVPEKARIFYRLMTNLEFLPNSPTLMNAGRELQQLSACFVLPVDDSMEGIFDSLKHAALIHKSGGGTGFSFSRLRPKNSQVGSTGGVASGPISFMRIFNTATEQVKQGGTRRGANMGILRVDHPDILEFIHAKENDGSLNNFNLSVGLTEAFMEAAKAGKPYDLVDPYTKGLAGQLDAKEVFDEIVQLAWKNGDPGIVFLDRLNRDNPTPLLGEIESTNPCGEQPLLPYEACNLGSINLARVVKSRDGFPEVDYEQLSRIVHTSVNFLDNVIDMSKFPLKKIRDRVQGNRKIGLGIMGWADLLIALNIPYNSERAIDLAEKVMSFIRKEARTASKELAAVRGAFPNFKGSIFDNKGMPKVRNATMTTIAPTGTLSIIANCSSGIEPIFALSYYRNVMDNDKLIEVNESFRKIAIEKGFYSEELMARIAEKGTLQGMEEVPREVREVFVTAHDVTPEWHIRMQAAFQKYTDNAVSKTVNFPHDATISDVEEVYIRAYETGCKGVTIYRDGSKAGQVLNVGKEDSERSEPLSVPESQRSIPARAERVLSRPAILEGFTAKMKLGHGTLYITVNEVEGKPVEVFATIGKSGQSTMAKTEAIGRLVSLSLRYGVPVEKIVRQLKGIGGDYPIFQKDGLVRSIPDAIARILERRYMKTNGKNGKHKLHVETDQVVVKQTTCPDCGAVGTLERAEGCLKCLSCGYSKCG, encoded by the coding sequence ATGTCAGGCAAAAAAGGTGTAGAGTCGGTTGGTGAAGTCCTGGATCGAAACCGGGAGGAGCTTGCTTCCGTATGGGACCGGGATTCCTTTGTCGATGCCCTGGTCCGGGGCAATCACGGCAGTGAAGAGGTGGCTTCGATGATCAGCCGGGATATTGAAAAGGAGTTTGCCTCCCACAAGAATAAGCCGCTGACGCAGCCGGTCATGCAGAAACTGATCGAAGCGAAGCTGATGTATTACGGGATCAAGCGCATGCCTGCGGTGGCTTTCCCCGTGACTCCCTCGGAATCTTTACCTTCCCTTGATCTTTCTCCAAATGCTGTTCGTGTTCTGGAGCGGCGCTATCTGAAAAAAGATGAAAAGAACCGACCGCTCGAGGCCCCGAAGGATATGTTTCTCCGGGTGGCGAAGAACATTGCCGGGGCGGAGCGGATCTACGATAAAAAGGCCAACGTGCCGGAGAAAGCCCGGATTTTTTACCGGTTGATGACCAATCTCGAGTTTTTGCCCAACTCTCCGACCCTGATGAATGCCGGCCGGGAGTTGCAGCAGCTTTCCGCCTGCTTTGTTCTTCCCGTGGATGATTCCATGGAGGGGATTTTCGATTCCCTGAAACATGCGGCCCTGATCCACAAGTCGGGCGGCGGTACCGGTTTCTCCTTCTCCCGTCTCCGGCCCAAGAACTCACAGGTCGGTTCCACCGGCGGGGTTGCTTCCGGTCCGATCTCTTTCATGCGGATTTTCAATACGGCGACGGAGCAGGTGAAGCAGGGGGGGACCCGCAGGGGAGCGAACATGGGGATACTCCGGGTGGATCATCCCGATATCCTTGAGTTTATCCATGCCAAAGAGAATGACGGAAGCCTCAATAATTTTAACCTTTCCGTCGGGCTGACCGAGGCTTTTATGGAAGCGGCCAAGGCCGGGAAACCCTATGATCTGGTCGATCCCTATACAAAGGGATTGGCGGGGCAGCTTGATGCGAAGGAGGTCTTCGACGAGATCGTTCAACTGGCCTGGAAGAACGGTGATCCCGGGATTGTCTTCTTGGATCGCCTGAACCGGGACAACCCGACGCCTCTTTTGGGGGAGATTGAATCGACCAACCCTTGCGGCGAGCAGCCCCTCCTTCCTTACGAGGCTTGCAACCTCGGGTCCATCAATCTGGCACGGGTGGTCAAATCCCGGGACGGATTTCCGGAAGTCGACTATGAGCAACTTTCCCGTATTGTGCATACCTCGGTTAATTTTCTGGATAATGTGATTGATATGTCGAAGTTCCCCCTGAAAAAGATCCGGGACCGGGTGCAGGGGAACCGGAAGATCGGTCTCGGCATTATGGGATGGGCCGATCTCCTTATCGCCCTGAATATTCCCTATAACTCGGAGCGGGCGATCGACCTTGCCGAGAAGGTCATGTCGTTTATCCGGAAGGAGGCCCGAACAGCCTCGAAGGAACTGGCTGCCGTCCGGGGGGCCTTCCCCAACTTCAAGGGAAGTATTTTTGACAACAAGGGGATGCCGAAGGTGCGGAACGCCACGATGACGACCATCGCCCCCACGGGGACTCTTTCGATCATTGCAAACTGTTCTTCCGGGATCGAGCCGATCTTTGCTCTCTCTTATTACCGAAATGTGATGGACAACGATAAACTGATTGAGGTGAACGAGTCCTTCCGGAAGATTGCCATCGAGAAGGGGTTCTATTCCGAAGAATTGATGGCCCGAATTGCCGAAAAGGGTACGCTCCAGGGGATGGAGGAGGTCCCCCGCGAGGTCCGGGAGGTCTTCGTTACGGCGCACGATGTGACTCCGGAGTGGCATATCCGGATGCAGGCGGCCTTCCAGAAATATACGGATAATGCCGTCTCCAAAACCGTCAATTTCCCCCATGACGCCACCATCTCAGATGTGGAGGAGGTCTACATCCGGGCCTATGAGACCGGCTGCAAGGGGGTTACCATCTACCGGGACGGGAGCAAGGCGGGACAGGTCCTGAACGTGGGGAAGGAAGATAGTGAGCGTTCTGAGCCATTATCCGTCCCTGAATCGCAAAGGTCCATACCAGCGCGGGCGGAACGGGTTTTGTCACGTCCTGCCATTCTCGAGGGATTTACCGCCAAGATGAAACTGGGTCACGGCACCCTTTACATCACCGTAAACGAGGTGGAAGGCAAACCGGTCGAGGTTTTTGCAACGATCGGTAAATCGGGACAGTCGACGATGGCGAAGACCGAGGCGATCGGACGTCTGGTTTCACTCTCTCTTCGTTATGGAGTTCCTGTAGAGAAGATCGTCCGTCAGCTCAAGGGGATCGGCGGGGATTATCCGATCTTTCAGAAGGACGGGCTGGTCCGTTCCATCCCCGATGCCATCGCCCGGATCCTGGAGCGGCGCTACATGAAGACGAACGGAAAAAACGGCAAACATAAGTTGCATGTTGAGACGGACCAAGTGGTCGTCAAACAGACAACCTGTCCCGACTGCGGGGCTGTGGGGACCCTGGAGCGGGCGGAAGGGTGTCTCAAATGTCTTTCCTGTGGTTACTCCAAGTGCGGCTAA